Proteins encoded by one window of Actinocorallia herbida:
- a CDS encoding helix-turn-helix domain-containing protein, with product MSIGEVLSQARRDSGLTVMHVAERTRIRETVIRGIEQDDYSMCGGNFYARGHIRSIARVLGVDADPLIREYDDTHGGAPGVQVSAAAAFEPETPLKFKERRQTNWSAAMAAVLALVAVWGIVQFFSGGQGEKVTPVVAKDTVTATAAPAAEQTPGPDAVAAVPPVKKGHVLVQIRATAQSWVRVEPVEGDKLFMGTLAKGKTGSWTGKKIGITLGNAGGVVLTVNGKDLGVPGKDGQVVRLFFDGDKLGAS from the coding sequence ATGAGCATCGGTGAAGTCCTGAGTCAGGCACGGCGTGATTCGGGCCTCACCGTCATGCACGTCGCCGAACGGACCAGGATCCGGGAGACCGTGATCCGCGGCATCGAGCAGGACGACTACTCGATGTGCGGGGGCAACTTCTACGCCCGCGGCCACATCCGCAGCATCGCCCGGGTGCTCGGCGTGGACGCCGACCCGCTGATCCGCGAGTACGACGACACCCATGGCGGCGCGCCCGGCGTGCAGGTGAGCGCGGCGGCGGCGTTCGAGCCCGAGACGCCCCTGAAGTTCAAGGAGCGGCGCCAGACCAACTGGAGCGCCGCGATGGCCGCGGTGCTCGCCCTGGTGGCGGTCTGGGGCATCGTGCAGTTCTTCAGCGGTGGCCAGGGCGAGAAGGTCACCCCCGTCGTCGCCAAGGACACCGTGACGGCCACGGCCGCGCCCGCCGCCGAGCAGACCCCCGGCCCCGACGCGGTGGCCGCCGTGCCGCCGGTCAAGAAGGGCCATGTGCTCGTCCAGATCCGCGCGACCGCCCAGTCCTGGGTGCGCGTCGAGCCGGTCGAGGGCGACAAGCTGTTCATGGGGACCCTCGCCAAGGGCAAGACCGGGAGCTGGACGGGCAAGAAGATCGGGATCACGCTCGGCAACGCCGGGGGAGTCGTCCTGACCGTCAACGGCAAGGACCTGGGCGTGCCCGGCAAGGACGGCCAGGTCGTCCGGTTGTTCTTCGACGGGGACAAGCTCGGCGCCTCCTGA
- a CDS encoding Crp/Fnr family transcriptional regulator, whose translation MTPVEPPRPENFWSSLDAPAREALLRGGRVRSYPTGAHLLLQGERPDQVLIIQNGWAKVAVGDLEGREVVIAVRGPGELVGETGLLNDSPRTATLTALHAVAALSVTRARFAAFLNDHPQAWPLIYKTASRRLAQSDGRIVALGSLDGAARLARLLLTLAEESGTPDEGGVRLPPLSQEELGSCVDASRETVARALREWRQKALIRTRWRKIVLLEPDGLRSLLEEA comes from the coding sequence ATGACCCCCGTCGAACCCCCCCGACCGGAGAATTTCTGGAGCAGCCTCGACGCTCCCGCGCGCGAGGCGCTCCTGCGCGGCGGCCGCGTGCGCTCCTACCCGACCGGGGCGCACCTGCTGCTCCAGGGCGAGCGGCCCGATCAGGTCCTGATCATCCAGAACGGCTGGGCGAAGGTCGCGGTCGGCGACCTGGAGGGCCGCGAGGTCGTGATCGCCGTGCGCGGCCCCGGCGAACTCGTCGGCGAGACCGGGCTGCTGAACGACTCGCCCCGCACCGCGACCCTCACCGCGCTGCACGCGGTCGCGGCCCTGTCGGTGACCCGCGCCAGGTTCGCCGCGTTCCTGAACGACCACCCGCAGGCGTGGCCGCTCATCTACAAGACCGCGAGCCGCAGGCTCGCCCAGTCCGACGGCAGGATCGTCGCGCTGGGCAGCCTCGACGGGGCGGCGCGGCTCGCCCGCCTCCTGCTCACCCTGGCCGAGGAGAGCGGCACCCCGGACGAAGGCGGCGTCCGCCTGCCGCCGCTGTCCCAGGAGGAGCTGGGGAGCTGCGTGGACGCCTCCCGCGAGACCGTCGCCCGCGCGCTGCGCGAATGGCGCCAGAAGGCCCTCATCCGGACCAGGTGGCGCAAGATCGTGCTGCTGGAGCCCGACGGCCTGCGCAGCCTCCTCGAGGAGGCCTGA
- a CDS encoding DNA translocase FtsK, whose amino-acid sequence MAPRASGGTRNSSRGGSSGPAGKTTPAPRRRTAKAPHKGGQQAPRRRAPEPRRSGPGPISRLFLGFFRMLASFWMLVARGVGSMFRAYGDGARELEPEHRRDGAGLSLLGVAIVFASVTWWTPHGWFTEVLEMLTRGGLGKFAMALPLLLAFLAWSTLRHPERHEDAGRIAIGCSALFLGVAGVVHIASGSPAPSDMEHVRKAGGVLGWLVSAPLETLLSAWVAVPLLLLISFFGLLVVTKTPVHRIPDRFDELMRLTFLRDRGAADPDGPGADKDGKKGKSEGGGRRRRKKDREQEGEFEVGQHTRPYDTPVVEPEKPAKPGKRPPLSDEIFGDDEAPEPPLADAFPDAATAEAPAVPDPTPAPAQTEQLKIGPSGDGYQLPEPGLLKAGSAIKPRTKANDIVVNALTGVLEQFDVDAQVTGFTRGPTITRYEIELGPAVKVEKVIALTKNISYAVKSQDVRIISPIPGKSAIGVEIPNTDKDLVSLGDVLRSQVAAADQHSMLVGLGKDVEGRTVVANLAKMPHILIAGATGAGKSTCINGLITSILMRATPDEVRLILVDPKRVELSAYAGIPHLITPIITNPKRAAEALGWVVGEMDRRYDDLAASGFRHIDDFNKVVRAGRLSAPPGSERVYTPYPYLLVIVDELADLMMVAPRDVEDHVVRITQLARAAGIHLVLATQRPSVDVVTGLIKANVPSRLAFATSSLADSRVILDQPGAEKLVGQGDALFLPMGASKPMRLQNAYVSEKEIAGIVAHCKAQMEAEYATDVQAEAGPRKEIDEEIGDDLQLLVQAIELVVSTQFGSTSMLQRKLRVGFAKAGRLMDLMESRGIVGPSEGSKARDVLVKPDGLAEVLALLNS is encoded by the coding sequence ATGGCCCCACGTGCGTCCGGAGGTACGCGGAACTCCTCGCGTGGCGGGTCCTCCGGGCCTGCCGGCAAAACGACCCCCGCACCACGCCGCCGCACCGCGAAGGCGCCCCACAAGGGCGGGCAGCAGGCGCCCCGCAGAAGGGCGCCCGAGCCCCGGCGCAGCGGTCCGGGGCCGATCAGCAGGCTCTTCCTCGGCTTCTTCCGGATGCTCGCCTCATTCTGGATGCTGGTCGCCAGGGGGGTCGGCTCCATGTTCCGAGCCTACGGAGACGGAGCGCGCGAACTGGAACCCGAACACCGCAGGGACGGGGCGGGCCTCAGCCTGCTCGGCGTCGCCATCGTCTTCGCATCGGTGACCTGGTGGACCCCGCACGGCTGGTTCACCGAGGTCCTGGAAATGCTCACGCGCGGCGGACTCGGCAAGTTCGCGATGGCCCTGCCGCTCCTGCTCGCGTTCCTCGCCTGGAGCACCCTGCGCCACCCGGAGCGGCACGAGGACGCGGGCCGCATCGCCATCGGGTGCAGCGCGCTGTTCCTCGGCGTCGCCGGAGTCGTCCACATCGCCTCGGGCAGCCCCGCCCCTTCGGACATGGAACACGTGCGCAAGGCCGGGGGCGTCCTCGGCTGGCTGGTGTCGGCGCCGCTGGAGACCCTGCTGTCGGCGTGGGTCGCGGTGCCGCTGCTGCTGCTCATCTCCTTCTTCGGCCTCCTCGTCGTCACCAAGACCCCGGTGCACCGCATCCCGGACCGTTTCGACGAGCTGATGCGCCTCACCTTCCTGCGCGACCGCGGCGCCGCGGACCCCGACGGTCCCGGCGCGGACAAGGACGGCAAGAAGGGCAAGAGCGAAGGGGGCGGCCGCCGGAGGCGCAAGAAGGACCGGGAGCAGGAGGGCGAGTTCGAGGTCGGGCAGCACACCCGGCCCTACGACACCCCGGTCGTCGAGCCGGAGAAGCCGGCGAAGCCGGGCAAGCGCCCGCCGCTGTCGGACGAGATCTTCGGCGACGACGAGGCCCCGGAACCGCCGCTCGCCGACGCCTTTCCCGACGCCGCGACGGCCGAGGCCCCGGCCGTCCCCGACCCGACCCCGGCCCCCGCGCAGACCGAGCAGCTCAAGATCGGCCCGTCCGGCGACGGCTACCAGCTGCCCGAGCCCGGCCTGCTGAAGGCGGGCTCGGCGATCAAGCCGCGCACCAAGGCCAACGACATCGTCGTGAACGCCCTCACCGGGGTGCTCGAGCAGTTCGACGTGGACGCCCAGGTCACCGGCTTCACCCGCGGCCCGACGATCACCCGCTACGAGATCGAGCTCGGCCCGGCCGTCAAGGTCGAGAAGGTCATCGCGCTCACCAAGAACATCTCTTACGCGGTCAAGAGCCAGGACGTCCGGATCATCTCCCCGATCCCCGGCAAGTCGGCCATCGGCGTGGAGATCCCCAACACCGACAAGGACCTCGTGTCCCTCGGCGACGTGCTGCGCTCCCAGGTCGCCGCCGCCGACCAGCACTCGATGCTGGTGGGCCTCGGCAAGGACGTCGAGGGCCGCACGGTCGTCGCCAACCTCGCCAAGATGCCGCACATCCTCATCGCGGGCGCGACCGGCGCGGGCAAGTCGACCTGCATCAACGGCCTGATCACCTCGATCCTCATGCGGGCCACGCCCGACGAGGTCCGGTTGATCCTCGTCGACCCCAAACGGGTGGAACTCTCGGCGTACGCGGGAATCCCCCACCTGATCACCCCGATCATCACCAACCCGAAGAGGGCCGCCGAGGCGCTCGGCTGGGTCGTCGGCGAGATGGACCGGCGCTACGACGACCTCGCGGCCTCCGGCTTCCGGCACATCGACGACTTCAACAAGGTGGTCCGCGCGGGAAGGCTCTCCGCGCCCCCCGGCAGCGAACGCGTCTACACGCCGTACCCGTACCTCCTCGTCATCGTCGACGAGCTGGCCGACCTCATGATGGTCGCCCCCCGTGACGTGGAGGACCACGTCGTGCGGATCACCCAGCTCGCCCGTGCCGCGGGCATCCACCTGGTGCTGGCCACCCAGCGGCCGTCCGTCGACGTCGTCACCGGCCTGATCAAGGCCAACGTGCCGTCGCGGCTGGCGTTCGCCACGTCCTCACTCGCCGACTCCCGGGTCATCCTCGACCAGCCGGGCGCCGAGAAGCTCGTCGGGCAGGGTGACGCCCTGTTCCTGCCCATGGGCGCGTCAAAGCCGATGCGGCTCCAGAACGCCTACGTTTCCGAGAAGGAGATCGCGGGCATCGTCGCTCACTGCAAGGCCCAGATGGAGGCCGAGTACGCCACCGACGTACAGGCCGAAGCGGGACCCCGCAAGGAGATCGACGAGGAGATCGGCGATGACCTTCAGTTGCTCGTGCAGGCGATCGAACTCGTCGTGTCGACGCAGTTCGGCTCGACCTCGATGCTCCAGCGCAAGCTCCGCGTCGGCTTCGCCAAGGCGGGCCGGCTCATGGACCTGATGGAGAGCCGGGGCATCGTCGGACCGTCCGAGGGCTCGAAGGCGCGTGACGTGCTCGTCAAGCCCGATGGACTCGCCGAAGTGCTGGCCTTGCTCAATTCGTGA